The Streptomyces sp. NBC_00286 nucleotide sequence AGGGCCGCCCGGCGTCCACAGCCAGCACATGATCCGGCCAGGCAGCCCCGCCTCACGCAGGGCCAGGGCCTCCTCGGGCGTGGCCGTCCCGAGCCAGGTGGCCCCGGCGTCCAGCGCCGCCCGCGCACACCGCACCGCCCCGTGTCCATACGCGTCGGATTTCACCACCGCCATCAGGGCGGCATCCGGTGCGCAGGCGCGCAGGGTCCCCACATTGGCCGCCAGAGCGGCCAGATCGATCTCGGCGCGGGCACGCGCGGACGTTGTCTCATTCATTGCGCCCAGTGTCTCAGAGCCCACTGACACGCCCGCCGAGCCGGTACGTCTCTGAGCAGCGGGCTCGCCCGGGGTGCCGGGCCGTTGCACGCGAGGCCGCCGCGTACGCGAGACTCGGCGTATGCGTAGTGCGTACGGAGTGGAGACGGTACGGGCGGCCGAGCGGGAGTTGATGGCGCGGCTTCCGGAGGGCGCGCTGATGCAGCGGGCGGCGGCCGGACTGGCCGCGGCCTGCGTGGAGTTGATGGGGCGGGTGTACGGCAGCCGGGTCGTCCTCCTGGTGGGCAGCGGGGACAACGGCGGAGACGCGCTGTACGCGGGAGCCCGCCTCGCCCGCCGCGGCGCGGGCGTCACGGCCGTACTGCTGTCCCCTGAGCGAACCCATCCCGGCGGCCTGGCAGCGCTGCGCCGGGCGGGCGGCCGCGTGCACTCCGCCAAGGACAACGCGCCCGTGGAGCGGGCGATCCGTTCCGCCGATCTCGTGGTCGACGGAATCGTCGGGATCGGCGGCAAGGGCGGGCTGCGCCCCGAGGCCGTGCCCTTGGCCGAGTTGGCCGCGTCCTCCCGTGCCGCCGTCGTCGCCGTGGATCTGCCGAGCGGTGTCGAGGCGGACACCGGCGAGGTTCGCGGCGCGGCGATCCGTGCCGACCTGACCGTGACCTTCGGCACGCACAAGCCGGGGCTGCTGATCGATCCGGCACGGGAGTACGCGGGTTCGGTACGGCTCGTGGACATCGGGCTCTCGTTGCCCGACGCGGCCGAGGCGGAGGCCCTGCAACATGCCGATGTCGCGGCGCTGTTGCCTGTTCCGGGCGCCGAGAGCGACAAGTACCGGCGGGGGGTCGTGGGTATCGCCGCCGGGTCCTCGCGGTATCCCGGGGCCGCCGTACTCGCGGTGGCGGGCGCGCTGCGGGGCGGAGCCGGGGCCGTACGGTACGTCGGTCCCGCCGGGGACGCCGTGATCGCCCGCTTCCCCGAAACCCTTGTCTCGGACCAGGGGCCGAAGCGGGCCGGGCGGGTGCAGGCCTGGGTCGTCGGGCCCGGAGCCGGCGACGACGCGCAGAGCGTGGCGGAGGTGCTTGCCCAGGACGTGCCCGTCCTCGTGGACGCGGATGGCCTGCGGCTGGCGGACCGGGATCTCGTACGGGGCCGGAAGGCGCCCACGCTGTTGACGCCTCACGCGGGTGAGGCTGCCGCCTTGCTCGGTGTCTCGCGGGAGTCGGTCGAGGGGGCGCGGTTGCACTCCGTGCGGGAGTTGGCGGAGCGGTATGGGGCGACGGTGTTGCTGAAGGGCTCGACCACGTTGGTGGCTTCGCCTGGGGGTGGGACGGTTCGGGTCAACGCGACGGGGACGTCGTGGCTGGCCACGGCTGGTAGCGGTGACGTGTTGTCGGGGCTGGCCGGTTCGCTTCTGGCCTCGGGGCTGGGCGCTCTGGACGCCGGGAGTGTTGCGGCGTACCTCCACGGGCTCGCTGGGCGCTTTGCCGCTGACGGGGCGCCGGTGGGCGCGCACGACGTCTTCGAGTCGATCCGCTCCGCGTGGCGGGACGTCATGAGCTGAGGTGGCTCCGCAGGGCAGGGTTTTCTTTCCCCAGCCCCGCCCCTTCCCGAAACTGGGGGCTGCGCCCCCAGGCCCCCCTGCCTCCGGCGGGCGGGTGGGCGCCTTCGGCGGGTGGGTGGGGCGCCTGCCGGGGTGGTGGGTGACATGTCGTGTCGCGGCTGCGGGTGCGTTGTGGCTGGTCGCGCAGTTCCCCGCGCCCCTAAAAAACCTGCGGCTGACCGCGCCCGGAGAAGGCGCCGGCGCCCAGAGCGGGCCCGCGCCCCGGAAGGCGGCCGCGGCCCGGCAGGTGCTCGGGGCCCGGAAGGTGCCCGCGCCCCGAGCAAGCCCGTGGCCCGGAAAGCAAGCCCCCGGCGGGAGCCCGCACCCCCGACTACCCGCGGCTTCCCTCCGGTGGGAGGGGACGTGGGCCGGTGCGTCGTATGCCCGTCGCTTAGCTTCGGTCTGGGCACAGCTTCGCCCTGTGGAAGCACGGGGTCGTATGCCCTGTTGGCGACGGGCTGACGCACCGGACCGCGGCCCCGCACCCACCACGCACCCAAGGGGCGCGGGGAACTGCGCGACCAGCCACGACGGCGCCGCAGCCGCCCAACCGCCGGAGGCACCCCGCGGGGTTGGCGCGACCAGCCACAACGGCGCCGCAGCCGCCCCACCGCCGGAGGCACCCCGCGGGGAACTGCGCGACCAGCCACCACGCACCCGCACCCGCCCAACCGCCGGAGGCACCCCGCGGGGCTGGCGCGACCAGCCACAACGGCGCCGCAGCCGCCCCACCGCCGGAGGCACCCCGCGGGGAACTGCGCGAGCAACCACCACGCACCCGCACCCGCCCAACCGCCGGAGGCACCCCGCGGGGAACTGCGCGACCAGCCACCACGCACCCGCACCCGCCCAACCGCCGGAGGCACCCCGCGGGGAACTGCGCGACCAGCCACCACGCACCCGCACCCGCCCAACCGCCGGAGGCACCCCGCGGGGAACTGCGCGACCAGCCACAACGGGCCGGCACCCGCCAAACGAACCCCGACAACCCGCCCCCGTAGGCCCCCCACCCCGTCGTAGGGGAGGTGCTACTCCACGACGATGACCTTCGTTCCCACGGTCGCGAACTCCCACATCGCATCCCCATCCGCCCGGGACTCCCGAATCCCGCCCAGCTTCTTCCCGCGGTCGGGTGCGGCGGTCGAGCCGTCCACCGCCGCGCTGAAGCCGATCGGCGTGCCGTCCACGTTCGCGAAGCGGACGACGTGTTCGACGGCGACTCCGTCGGAGCCGGTGATGGAGCCGGACCGCGAGGTCACGGCGTACGCGTCGGGCGACGGGTCGACCGTGCCGGGCGTGACGGGAAACGTGCGGGTCACCTTGTCGTTGGCGGCGACCAGCCACACCCGGTCGGCCTGCACCGAGTACACGACCCGCCGGCCGGTGCCGGAAGGCGGGGGCAGCGCCGCCGCGTTCGGCTCGGCGCGCGGAGACGGGGCGGAGGCGGCGGGCGACGACGACGCCCGATCCGGCGCACCCAGCGTGTCCGGCACATTGGCGGACGCCTGGTAGGCGAGGAAACCGACTGCGGCGATCGCCGCCACCGTAAGCCCGGCCACGAATCCCGAGCTGCTCCTAGCCACCTTGGGTGCCCACCTCTCGTACGGCATTCGTTCGTCAACGTGACAGTTGAGGCGACGGTAGCAGCAGGGGCGCATGGGACCTGGGCGACGGTGCGTTCGCCCCGAGCGCCGTAGGCTGTTCGCGTGCTCTTGCTCGCTCTGGATACCGCCACCCCCGCCGTCACCGTCGCGCTGCATGACGGGACGTCCGTCATCGCCTCGTCGAGTCAGGTGGACGCCCGCCGGCATGGAGAGTTGCTGCTGCCTGCCGTCGACCGGGTGCTCACCGAGGCCGGGCTGCTGCTTGACGCCGTCACCGGCATCGTCGCGGGCGTGGGACCCGGCCCGTACACGGGGCTGCGGGTCGGCCTGATGACCGCCGACACCTTCGGGCTCGCGCTGGGCGTGCCCGTGTACGGACTGTGCACGCTCGACGGCCTCGCGTTCGCGGCCGACATACAGGGCCCCTTCGTCGTGGCGACCGACGCGCGGCGCAAGGAGGTCTACTGGGCGCGGTACTCCGATTCCCGTACGCGCGTCAGTGGGCCCGCCGTGGACCGGCCCGCCGAGATCGCCGACGCCGTTGCCGGTCTGCCGGCCGTTGGCGCGGGCGCGTTGCTCTACCCGGACACCTTCCCGGATGTGTACGAGCCCGAGAACGTCTCGGCGTCGGCACTCGCGTCCCTCGCCGCCGAGAAGCTGGCCAAGGGCGAGGAACTCCCCGCTCCCCGGCCGCTGTACCTGCGCCGCCCGGACGCCCAGGTGCCCAAGAACTACAAGGTGGTCACCCCCAAGTGACTCCCGTAGCGACGCCCGTGCTGCGCGAGATGCGCTGGTGGGACATCGATCCCGTACTGGAGCTGGAGAAGGCCCTCTTCCCCGAGGACGCCTGGTCGCGGGGCATGTTCTGGTCCGAGCTGGCCCATTCCCGGGGATCGACGGCGACGAAGCGGTATGTCGTGGCGCAGGACGGTGAGCGGATCGTCGGGTACGGGGGACTCGCCGCCTCCGCGGACGTGGGTGACGTACAGACCATCGCCGTCGCCCGCGACCAGTGGGGCACCGGGGTCGGTGCGCTGATCCTGACCGAGCTGCTGCGGGCCGCGACCACCTTCGAGTGCGCCGAGGTCATGCTCGAGTGCCGGATCGACAACATCCGGGCCCAGAAGCTGTACGAGCGCTTCGGCTTCGAGCCGATCGGCTTCCGGCGCGGTTACTACCAGCCGGGCAACGTCGACGCGCTCGTGATGCGCCTCCAAGATCCCTCAACCTCAGTACAAGGAACCGAGATCCATGGCTGACGAACCACTCGTCCTCGGCATCGAGACCTCCTGCGACGAGACCGGCGTCGGCATCGTCCGCGGCCACACACTGCTCGCGGACGCGGTCGCGTCGAGCGTCGACGAGCATGCGCGCTTCGGCGGCGTCGTCCCGGAGGTCGCGTCCCGTGCGCACCTGGAGGCGATGGTGCCGACCATCCACCGGGCGCTGAAAGAGGCCGGCGTGAGTGCGCGGGACCTGGACGGGATCGCCGTCACGGCCGGTCCGGGGCTCGCGGGCGCGCTTCTGGTGGGGGTTTCGGCGGCTAAGGCGTACGCATACGCGCTGGGGAAGCCGTTGTACGGGGTCAATCACCTGGCCTCGCACATCTGCGTCGACCAGTTGGAGCATGGGGCGCTGCCGGAGCCGACCATGGCGCTGCTGGTGTCCGGCGGGCATTCGTCTCTGCTGCTCTCCTCGGATGTCACCTCCGATGTACGGCCGCTGGGCGCGACCATCGACGACGCGGCGGGCGAGGCCTTCGACAAGATCGCGCGGGTGCTGGACCTGGGGTTCCCGGGCGGTCCGGTGATCGACCGGTATGCGCGTGAGGGCGACCCGGAGGCGATCGCGTTCCCGCGCGGGCTGACCGGGCCGCGGGATGCGGCGTACGACTTCTCCTTCTCGGGGCTCAAGACGGCGGTCGCCCGCTGGATCGAGGCCAAGCGGGCGGCGGGGGAGGAGGTGCCGGTGCGTGATGTGGCGGCTTCCTTCCAGGAGGCGGTCGTGGACGTGCTGACGCGCAAGGCTGTGCGGGCGTGCAAGGACGAGGGCGTCGAGCATCTGATGATCGGCGGAGGGGTCGCGGCCAACTCGCGGCTGCGGGCCCTGGCGCAGGAGCGTTGCGAGGCGGCCGGGCTTCAACTGCGGGTGCCGCGGCCGAAGTTGTGCACGGACAACGGGGCGATGGTGGCGGCGCTCGGGGCGGAGATGGTGGCGCGGAACCGGGCCGCCTCCGACTGGGATCTGTCGGCGGACTCGTCGTTGCCGGTGACGGAGCCGCATGTGCCGGGGAGCGGCCACGATCACGTGCATGAGGTGAGCAAGGAGAACCTGTACTCGTGACGGTCGCGCTGATGTGGGAGGCCCGCGCCACCCCTGGCCGGGGTGAGGAGCTGCTGGCCTGGGCGTTGGCGCAGGACCTCCCGGCGCGACCCCTGCGCCGGGAGACCTTCCGGGCACCGCAGGACCGCGTCCTGGTCATCACCTGGTGGGATGCTCCGTACGACGCCGACCTTCCCGAACTGCCTGAGCCGGACGGGGCGTTGGTGACGCGGGGGGTGCACAGGTGG carries:
- a CDS encoding NAD(P)H-hydrate dehydratase, which gives rise to MRSAYGVETVRAAERELMARLPEGALMQRAAAGLAAACVELMGRVYGSRVVLLVGSGDNGGDALYAGARLARRGAGVTAVLLSPERTHPGGLAALRRAGGRVHSAKDNAPVERAIRSADLVVDGIVGIGGKGGLRPEAVPLAELAASSRAAVVAVDLPSGVEADTGEVRGAAIRADLTVTFGTHKPGLLIDPAREYAGSVRLVDIGLSLPDAAEAEALQHADVAALLPVPGAESDKYRRGVVGIAAGSSRYPGAAVLAVAGALRGGAGAVRYVGPAGDAVIARFPETLVSDQGPKRAGRVQAWVVGPGAGDDAQSVAEVLAQDVPVLVDADGLRLADRDLVRGRKAPTLLTPHAGEAAALLGVSRESVEGARLHSVRELAERYGATVLLKGSTTLVASPGGGTVRVNATGTSWLATAGSGDVLSGLAGSLLASGLGALDAGSVAAYLHGLAGRFAADGAPVGAHDVFESIRSAWRDVMS
- the tsaD gene encoding tRNA (adenosine(37)-N6)-threonylcarbamoyltransferase complex transferase subunit TsaD; its protein translation is MADEPLVLGIETSCDETGVGIVRGHTLLADAVASSVDEHARFGGVVPEVASRAHLEAMVPTIHRALKEAGVSARDLDGIAVTAGPGLAGALLVGVSAAKAYAYALGKPLYGVNHLASHICVDQLEHGALPEPTMALLVSGGHSSLLLSSDVTSDVRPLGATIDDAAGEAFDKIARVLDLGFPGGPVIDRYAREGDPEAIAFPRGLTGPRDAAYDFSFSGLKTAVARWIEAKRAAGEEVPVRDVAASFQEAVVDVLTRKAVRACKDEGVEHLMIGGGVAANSRLRALAQERCEAAGLQLRVPRPKLCTDNGAMVAALGAEMVARNRAASDWDLSADSSLPVTEPHVPGSGHDHVHEVSKENLYS
- the tsaB gene encoding tRNA (adenosine(37)-N6)-threonylcarbamoyltransferase complex dimerization subunit type 1 TsaB, encoding MLLLALDTATPAVTVALHDGTSVIASSSQVDARRHGELLLPAVDRVLTEAGLLLDAVTGIVAGVGPGPYTGLRVGLMTADTFGLALGVPVYGLCTLDGLAFAADIQGPFVVATDARRKEVYWARYSDSRTRVSGPAVDRPAEIADAVAGLPAVGAGALLYPDTFPDVYEPENVSASALASLAAEKLAKGEELPAPRPLYLRRPDAQVPKNYKVVTPK
- the rimI gene encoding ribosomal protein S18-alanine N-acetyltransferase — its product is MRWWDIDPVLELEKALFPEDAWSRGMFWSELAHSRGSTATKRYVVAQDGERIVGYGGLAASADVGDVQTIAVARDQWGTGVGALILTELLRAATTFECAEVMLECRIDNIRAQKLYERFGFEPIGFRRGYYQPGNVDALVMRLQDPSTSVQGTEIHG